In Xanthomonas sacchari, a genomic segment contains:
- a CDS encoding efflux transporter outer membrane subunit, translating into MRALALGAVTLLSACSLTPAYVRPAAPIPPSWPVGDAYLAQHEATLPSLSYRQVFGDPRLQALVAQALDSNRDLRIALADIAQARAQYRIQRAAMLPEVGASASYARSYRGKGAAPANDGTQGGNAAAAPAAGYASNYDLGLGVTAFELDLFGRIRALTAAAQQRYLEQEAAARATRLTLVGDIATAWLTYASDRSLLTLAQDTVRSAGASVALTAQRVDGGIVPHSALDQANQVLHAAQSDLAAQTTAVAQDVNALQLLVGAPVDPALLPASLEEAAARIGDPPAGLDTSVLLRRPDVVQAEYELRAVNAEIGAARAALFPRISLSGLLGLTSTALSDLFAHDAFSGSVGAGAAYTVFDGGAARANVRYTEAQRDAAVAGYEKTVQTAFGEVADALARRGTIDAQLRAQRALLADAANTYDASAQRYRIGVESALSNLDAQRSYYAAQRSLVAVELTAATNRVTLYRTLGGDASLEHVQP; encoded by the coding sequence ATGCGCGCGCTCGCGCTCGGTGCCGTCACCCTGCTGTCGGCGTGCAGCCTGACGCCGGCCTACGTGCGTCCCGCCGCACCGATCCCGCCGTCGTGGCCGGTGGGCGATGCCTACCTGGCGCAGCACGAGGCCACATTGCCGTCGCTGAGCTACCGGCAGGTGTTCGGCGACCCGCGCCTGCAGGCGCTCGTCGCGCAGGCGCTGGACAGCAACCGCGATCTGCGGATCGCACTCGCCGACATCGCCCAGGCGCGGGCGCAGTACCGGATCCAGCGCGCCGCAATGCTGCCCGAGGTCGGCGCCAGCGCGAGCTATGCGCGCTCCTATCGCGGCAAGGGCGCGGCCCCGGCCAACGACGGAACGCAGGGCGGCAACGCAGCGGCCGCGCCGGCGGCGGGCTATGCGAGCAACTACGACCTGGGGCTGGGCGTCACCGCCTTCGAACTCGATCTGTTCGGTCGGATCCGCGCGCTGACCGCGGCCGCGCAGCAGCGCTACCTGGAACAGGAGGCGGCGGCGCGGGCCACGCGGCTGACCCTGGTCGGCGACATCGCCACGGCCTGGCTGACCTATGCCAGCGACCGCAGCCTGTTGACGCTGGCGCAGGACACCGTGCGCAGCGCCGGCGCCAGCGTGGCGCTGACCGCGCAGCGGGTGGACGGCGGCATCGTGCCGCACTCGGCGCTGGATCAGGCCAACCAGGTGCTGCACGCCGCGCAGTCCGACCTGGCCGCGCAGACCACGGCGGTGGCGCAGGACGTCAATGCCTTGCAGTTGCTGGTGGGCGCTCCGGTCGATCCGGCGCTGTTGCCGGCCTCGCTCGAGGAGGCCGCGGCGCGCATCGGCGATCCGCCGGCCGGCCTGGACACGAGCGTCCTGCTGCGCCGGCCCGACGTGGTGCAGGCCGAGTACGAACTGCGTGCGGTCAATGCCGAGATCGGCGCCGCCCGCGCCGCGTTGTTTCCGCGTATCAGCCTGAGCGGCCTGTTGGGGCTGACCAGCACGGCGCTGTCGGACCTGTTCGCCCACGACGCATTCAGCGGCTCGGTGGGCGCCGGCGCCGCCTACACCGTGTTCGATGGCGGCGCGGCGCGTGCCAACGTGCGCTACACCGAGGCGCAGCGCGATGCCGCCGTGGCCGGTTACGAAAAGACCGTGCAGACCGCTTTTGGCGAAGTGGCCGATGCGCTGGCCCGGCGCGGCACCATCGACGCGCAGCTGCGCGCGCAGCGCGCGCTCCTCGCCGATGCCGCCAACACCTATGATGCCAGCGCGCAGCGCTATCGCATCGGCGTGGAAAGCGCGCTGTCCAACCTGGATGCGCAGCGCAGCTATTACGCGGCGCAGCGCAGCCTGGTCGCGGTCGAACTGACCGCGGCGACCAACCGGGTCACGCTGTACCGCACGCTGGGTGGAGATGCGTCGCTGGAGCACGTCCAGCCCTGA
- a CDS encoding cupin domain-containing protein: MSAAPRVLRARDFTGTRAWEALPVALLDGIGVRIHWTDQPYVWHVNDGQEVFVVLDGQVQMRWRVHGVEQAALLQAGDVFHAPEGTEHVAHPQGPARVLVVERDGSP, encoded by the coding sequence ATGAGCGCCGCGCCGCGGGTGCTGCGCGCGCGTGACTTCACCGGCACCCGCGCCTGGGAGGCGCTGCCGGTGGCGCTGCTGGACGGGATCGGCGTGCGCATCCACTGGACCGACCAGCCCTATGTCTGGCACGTCAACGACGGCCAGGAGGTGTTCGTGGTGCTGGACGGACAGGTGCAGATGCGCTGGCGCGTGCACGGCGTCGAGCAGGCGGCATTGCTGCAGGCCGGCGACGTGTTCCATGCGCCGGAGGGCACCGAGCACGTGGCGCACCCCCAGGGCCCGGCGCGGGTGCTGGTGGTGGAGCGCGACGGCAGTCCATGA
- a CDS encoding efflux RND transporter permease subunit, whose product MNLSALFIRRAVMTSVLMIGLVLAGAMAYFALPVSELPDVSFPTITVNMSLPGANPETMAAAVATPLERQFSGLPGLDTMSSTSSVGSTRIVLQFALSRNVDAAAQDVQNAVSQAAGLLPREINPAQIQKEDPSAAPIMHLILRSRTIALPLLNQFAKDRVALRLASVPGAGQIDVNGAQKYAVRLFVNPHLLAARHLGFDQVVSAVQAGNSNAPAGTLMGRARSYTVRADGQLKRAADFDAMVLTYADGAPVRFRDVGHAEDSVENLQTAASLNGQRAIEINLHRQPGANTLSVTQGIQAALPGIRAQLPGDAQLDVLYDRGDYIGASVEDVEWTLLGSLLLVIVVILLFLRSWMATLIVALVLPTSLIGTFAVMRLLHFSLDNISMLALTLSVGFVVDDAIVVIENIVRHAEQGASRMDAAIAASREIGFTVLSMTVSLAAVFLPIVFMGGLVGRLFSEFGMVIAIAVILSGIVSLTLTPMLASRWLDPKKSTGWVFERFDRLVDASERGYARSLAWATERIGLMCVIGVATLVGTAGVYAVVEKGFIPQVDSGKIDGDTRVPEGTAFADFVAKQAAVVKIIQRNPNVANVESVIGSDNSLSNSGRLLIGLKPLSERSGSAEQVIQDVRKQVAAIQGITLNMRNPPAIDMGPTASNGSLQYVLQSTDQKALYAQSDIILQRLRQLRQVQDPQSDLQLKNPEIEVVLHREQAAALGVTAAGLQDTLASAYGGRKISTIYGDTDQYEVLLQVDPAAQADLNGLDALSFNGNQNPGITAIGTQTSNSSSGTSAVLTAAGGPMVPLRAVADVRMGVGPVAINHYAGLPAVTLSMNLAPGVSLGEAAAGIGNLMAQTLGKGDARAISGQFAGSAQAFENSMKTLPMLLLITVLLIYGVLAILYENALHPITILTSLPLAGFGAILMLVLFRQELNLFSFVGLILLVGLVKKNGIMMVDYALDLERSGEERWKQPRAAMLEAATVRFRPIMMTTLAAVLGSLPIALGFGAGAEARRPLGIAVVGGLLFSQALTLYLTPAFHIAMAEWLARRRARRDGATPPSAPSLPEPA is encoded by the coding sequence GTGAACCTGTCGGCGTTGTTCATCCGCCGCGCGGTGATGACCTCGGTGCTGATGATCGGGCTGGTGCTGGCCGGCGCCATGGCCTACTTCGCGCTGCCGGTGAGCGAATTGCCCGACGTCAGTTTCCCGACCATCACCGTCAACATGTCGCTGCCCGGCGCCAATCCCGAGACCATGGCCGCGGCGGTGGCCACGCCGCTGGAGCGGCAGTTCAGCGGCCTGCCCGGGCTGGACACGATGAGTTCGACCAGCAGCGTCGGCAGCACCCGCATCGTGTTGCAGTTCGCGTTGAGCCGCAATGTCGATGCCGCCGCGCAGGACGTGCAGAACGCGGTCTCGCAGGCGGCCGGGCTGCTGCCGCGCGAGATCAATCCGGCGCAGATCCAGAAGGAGGATCCCAGCGCCGCGCCGATCATGCACCTGATCCTGCGCTCCAGGACCATCGCGCTGCCGCTGCTCAACCAGTTCGCCAAGGACCGCGTGGCGCTGCGCCTGGCCTCGGTGCCGGGCGCCGGCCAGATCGACGTCAACGGCGCGCAGAAGTATGCGGTGCGCCTGTTCGTCAATCCGCACCTGCTCGCCGCCCGCCACCTGGGCTTCGACCAGGTGGTCTCGGCGGTGCAGGCGGGCAACAGCAACGCGCCGGCCGGCACGCTGATGGGGCGCGCGCGGTCCTACACTGTGCGCGCCGACGGGCAGCTCAAGCGCGCGGCCGATTTCGACGCCATGGTGCTGACCTATGCCGACGGTGCGCCGGTGCGCTTTCGCGACGTCGGCCATGCCGAGGACAGCGTCGAAAACCTGCAGACCGCGGCCTCGCTCAACGGCCAGCGCGCGATCGAGATCAACCTCCACCGCCAGCCGGGCGCCAACACGCTGTCGGTGACCCAGGGCATCCAGGCGGCGCTGCCGGGGATCCGCGCGCAGTTGCCCGGCGACGCCCAGCTCGACGTGCTCTACGACCGCGGCGATTACATCGGCGCCTCGGTCGAGGACGTCGAATGGACCCTGCTCGGCTCGCTGCTGCTGGTGATCGTGGTGATCCTGCTGTTCCTGCGCAGCTGGATGGCGACGCTGATCGTCGCGCTGGTGCTGCCGACCTCGCTGATCGGCACCTTCGCGGTGATGCGCCTGCTGCACTTCAGCCTCGACAACATCTCGATGCTGGCGCTGACCCTGTCGGTCGGCTTCGTGGTCGACGATGCCATCGTGGTGATCGAGAACATCGTCCGCCACGCCGAGCAGGGCGCCAGCCGCATGGACGCGGCCATCGCCGCCTCGCGCGAGATCGGCTTCACCGTGCTGTCGATGACGGTGTCGCTGGCGGCGGTGTTCCTGCCGATCGTGTTCATGGGCGGACTGGTCGGGCGGCTGTTCTCCGAGTTCGGCATGGTGATCGCGATCGCGGTGATCCTGTCCGGGATCGTCTCGCTGACCCTCACGCCGATGCTCGCCAGCCGCTGGCTCGACCCGAAGAAAAGCACGGGCTGGGTGTTCGAGCGCTTCGACCGGTTGGTCGACGCCAGCGAACGCGGCTACGCGCGCTCGCTGGCCTGGGCCACCGAGCGCATCGGCCTGATGTGCGTCATCGGCGTGGCCACCCTGGTCGGTACCGCGGGCGTCTATGCCGTGGTCGAGAAGGGCTTCATCCCGCAGGTCGATTCGGGAAAGATCGACGGCGACACCCGTGTGCCGGAGGGCACCGCCTTCGCCGACTTCGTCGCCAAGCAGGCGGCGGTGGTGAAGATCATCCAGCGCAATCCCAACGTGGCCAACGTCGAATCGGTGATCGGCTCGGACAATTCCCTCAGCAACAGCGGGCGCCTGCTGATCGGGCTCAAGCCGCTGTCCGAGCGCAGCGGCAGCGCCGAGCAGGTGATCCAGGACGTGCGCAAGCAGGTCGCCGCGATCCAGGGCATCACCCTCAACATGCGCAATCCGCCGGCGATCGACATGGGGCCGACCGCCTCGAACGGCTCGCTGCAGTACGTGCTGCAGTCCACCGACCAGAAGGCGCTGTACGCCCAGTCCGACATCATCCTGCAACGCCTCCGGCAACTGCGCCAGGTGCAGGATCCGCAGAGCGACCTGCAGCTCAAGAACCCGGAGATCGAGGTGGTGCTGCACCGCGAGCAGGCCGCGGCGCTGGGCGTCACCGCCGCCGGCCTGCAGGACACCCTGGCCAGCGCGTACGGCGGCCGCAAGATCAGCACCATCTACGGCGACACGGACCAGTACGAGGTGCTGCTGCAGGTCGACCCCGCGGCGCAGGCCGACCTCAACGGCCTGGATGCGCTGTCGTTCAACGGCAACCAGAACCCGGGCATCACCGCGATCGGCACGCAGACCTCCAACAGCAGTTCCGGCACCAGCGCGGTGCTGACCGCGGCCGGCGGCCCGATGGTGCCGCTGCGCGCGGTGGCCGACGTGCGCATGGGCGTGGGGCCGGTGGCGATCAACCACTACGCCGGCCTGCCGGCGGTGACCCTGTCGATGAACCTGGCGCCCGGCGTGTCGCTGGGCGAGGCCGCCGCCGGCATCGGCAACCTGATGGCGCAGACCCTGGGCAAGGGCGATGCGCGCGCCATCAGCGGCCAGTTCGCCGGCTCGGCGCAGGCCTTCGAGAATTCGATGAAGACCTTGCCGATGCTGCTGCTGATCACCGTGTTGCTGATCTATGGCGTGCTGGCGATCCTGTACGAGAACGCGCTGCATCCGATCACCATCCTGACCTCGCTGCCGCTGGCCGGCTTCGGCGCCATCCTCATGCTGGTGCTGTTCCGCCAGGAGCTCAATCTCTTCAGCTTCGTCGGCCTGATCCTGCTGGTCGGGCTGGTCAAGAAGAACGGCATCATGATGGTGGACTACGCGCTGGACCTGGAGCGCTCGGGTGAGGAACGCTGGAAACAGCCGCGCGCGGCGATGCTCGAAGCGGCGACGGTGCGCTTCCGCCCGATCATGATGACCACCCTGGCGGCGGTGCTGGGGTCGCTGCCGATCGCGCTGGGCTTCGGCGCCGGCGCCGAGGCGAGGCGCCCGCTCGGCATCGCGGTGGTCGGTGGCCTGCTGTTCTCGCAGGCGCTGACCCTGTACCTGACCCCGGCCTTCCACATCGCGATGGCCGAGTGGCTGGCGCGCCGCCGCGCGCGTCGCGACGGCGCCACGCCGCCGTCGGCGCCGTCGCTGCCGGAGCCGGCCTGA
- the aroB gene encoding 3-dehydroquinate synthase has product MNAASRTVEVAGDPAYTIRIGPGLLDDGAALAAQVRGRHVLLLSDSQVAPLYAAQVRAALLAARPDLQVGEFVIPAGEASKTLDNFAAAIAALAALGATRDACVLALGGGVVGDLAGFAAACWMRGVDCVQLPTTLLAMVDSSVGGKTAVDIPQGKNLVGAFHPPRAVLADTAVLRSLPPRELRAGLAEVIKYGAIRDPLFFAWLHAERHALLAGEPAALAQAIARSCEHKAEIVARDPLEKGERALLNLGHTFGHAIETEQGYGAPDNANLNHGEAVAVGMVLAAALSARLGMASAQDTAQLRALLQDFGLPTALPAGLAPEALLARMRLDKKNLAGRLRLVLWRGIGHAEIVPDVDEAEVLAVLAAG; this is encoded by the coding sequence ATGAATGCCGCATCGCGCACGGTCGAGGTCGCTGGCGACCCGGCCTACACCATCCGCATCGGCCCCGGCCTGCTCGACGACGGCGCCGCCCTTGCCGCGCAGGTGCGCGGCCGCCACGTCCTGCTGCTCAGCGACAGCCAGGTGGCGCCGCTGTACGCCGCGCAGGTCCGCGCGGCGTTGCTGGCGGCACGTCCGGACCTGCAGGTCGGCGAGTTCGTGATCCCCGCCGGCGAAGCCTCCAAGACCCTGGACAACTTCGCCGCGGCGATCGCCGCGCTGGCCGCCCTGGGCGCCACCCGCGACGCCTGCGTGCTGGCGCTGGGCGGCGGCGTGGTCGGCGACCTGGCCGGCTTCGCCGCCGCCTGCTGGATGCGCGGGGTGGACTGCGTGCAACTGCCGACCACGCTGCTGGCGATGGTCGACTCCTCGGTCGGCGGCAAGACCGCGGTGGACATCCCGCAGGGCAAGAACCTGGTCGGCGCGTTCCATCCGCCGCGCGCGGTGCTGGCCGACACCGCCGTACTGCGCAGCCTGCCGCCGCGCGAACTGCGCGCCGGCCTGGCCGAGGTGATCAAGTACGGCGCGATCCGCGACCCGCTGTTCTTCGCCTGGCTGCACGCCGAGCGCCACGCGCTGCTGGCCGGCGAGCCGGCCGCGCTGGCGCAGGCGATCGCGCGCAGCTGCGAGCACAAGGCCGAGATCGTCGCCCGCGATCCGCTGGAGAAGGGCGAGCGCGCCCTGCTCAACCTCGGCCACACCTTCGGCCACGCCATCGAGACCGAGCAGGGCTACGGCGCCCCGGACAACGCCAACCTCAACCATGGCGAAGCGGTGGCGGTGGGCATGGTGCTGGCCGCCGCGCTGTCGGCCCGGCTGGGCATGGCCAGCGCGCAGGACACGGCGCAGCTGCGCGCGCTGCTGCAGGATTTCGGCCTGCCGACCGCGCTGCCGGCCGGACTGGCGCCGGAAGCGCTGCTGGCGCGCATGCGCCTGGACAAGAAGAACCTGGCCGGACGCCTGCGGCTGGTGCTGTGGCGCGGCATCGGCCACGCCGAGATCGTCCCCGACGTGGACGAGGCCGAGGTGCTGGCGGTGCTGGCCGCCGGCTGA
- a CDS encoding shikimate kinase, whose product MNPAPNLVLVGPMGAGKSVIGRRLAERFGLVFVDSDQSIVERTGASIASLFEHAGEAGFREHERAVLESLLSTPGHLISTGGGAVLNADSRREMREHGFVVYLRVGVAAQLQRLHRDRSRPLLQRGDRERVLRDLHAVREPLYREVADLILDTDHLTPAEATAQLVVRLAASWKLPEPTA is encoded by the coding sequence ATGAATCCCGCCCCCAACCTGGTGCTGGTCGGCCCGATGGGCGCCGGCAAGAGCGTCATCGGCCGCCGCCTGGCCGAGCGCTTCGGCCTGGTCTTCGTCGACAGCGACCAGAGCATCGTCGAGCGCACCGGCGCCAGCATCGCCTCGCTGTTCGAGCATGCCGGCGAAGCCGGCTTCCGCGAGCACGAGCGCGCGGTGCTGGAAAGCCTCCTGAGCACGCCCGGCCACCTGATCTCCACCGGCGGCGGCGCCGTGCTCAATGCCGACAGCCGCCGCGAGATGCGCGAGCATGGCTTCGTGGTGTATCTGCGGGTCGGCGTGGCCGCGCAACTGCAGCGCCTGCACCGCGACCGCAGCCGGCCGCTGCTGCAGCGTGGCGACCGCGAGCGGGTGCTGCGCGACCTGCACGCGGTGCGCGAACCGCTGTACCGCGAGGTCGCCGACCTGATCCTGGACACCGACCACCTCACCCCGGCCGAGGCCACCGCGCAGCTGGTCGTGCGCCTGGCCGCGTCGTGGAAACTTCCGGAACCCACTGCATGA
- a CDS encoding efflux RND transporter periplasmic adaptor subunit, with translation MGRVAVFAGLGALCLLILGIWSWRAHRQQPAAAPEPLRVQTMTVAPHRVPDIIETSGTLLSPQTVEVRAQTDGVLQSVLIHDGEQVHAGQLLFTIDPRPLRAALAQARATLARDQALAADAADTEARYGKLSRTGAVDPKTYTTAADTLRSLRGTVAADQAQVEQTQLSLAYTQVRAPIDGRAGAIAVKPGNLVSSGSSTALVTLNVSTPIEVRFALAHVQVDAVRAAPAGRQGLGLPVLALDAVSGTLLDRGEVAFLDNAFDTSSGTLELRARFANAAGTLWPGQFVTVRVILAEDPQALSVPESALQQGQQGPYVYCVVDGHAAARPLSVARMIDGQAVIAKGLRAGDRVILTVPNELRDGTAVRSGNQPATPNAAATGRPA, from the coding sequence ATGGGGCGGGTCGCGGTCTTCGCCGGGTTGGGCGCGCTGTGCCTGCTGATCCTCGGCATCTGGTCCTGGCGCGCGCATCGCCAGCAACCCGCGGCGGCACCGGAGCCGTTGCGGGTGCAGACCATGACGGTGGCGCCGCATCGGGTGCCGGACATCATCGAGACCTCCGGCACCCTGCTGTCGCCGCAGACCGTAGAGGTGCGCGCGCAGACCGACGGGGTGCTGCAGTCGGTGCTGATCCATGACGGCGAGCAGGTCCACGCCGGGCAACTGCTGTTCACCATCGACCCGCGGCCGCTGCGGGCGGCGCTGGCGCAGGCGCGCGCCACCCTGGCGCGCGACCAGGCACTGGCGGCGGACGCGGCCGACACCGAGGCGCGCTACGGCAAGCTGTCCAGGACCGGCGCGGTCGATCCCAAGACCTACACCACCGCGGCCGACACGCTGCGCTCGCTGCGCGGCACCGTCGCCGCCGACCAGGCCCAGGTCGAACAGACCCAGCTGTCGCTGGCCTACACCCAGGTCCGCGCGCCCATCGACGGCCGCGCCGGCGCCATCGCGGTCAAGCCGGGCAACCTGGTGTCCAGCGGCTCCAGCACGGCGCTGGTGACGCTCAATGTCAGCACGCCGATCGAAGTGCGCTTCGCCCTGGCGCATGTGCAGGTCGACGCCGTGCGCGCCGCGCCGGCCGGTCGCCAGGGCCTGGGCCTGCCGGTGCTGGCGCTGGATGCGGTGAGCGGCACGCTGCTCGATCGCGGCGAGGTGGCGTTTCTCGACAACGCCTTCGACACCAGCAGCGGCACGCTGGAACTGCGCGCGCGTTTCGCCAACGCCGCTGGCACGCTGTGGCCGGGGCAGTTCGTCACCGTGCGGGTGATCCTGGCAGAGGACCCGCAGGCGCTGTCGGTGCCCGAGAGTGCCTTGCAGCAGGGACAGCAGGGGCCGTACGTGTACTGCGTGGTCGATGGCCACGCCGCGGCGCGGCCGCTCAGCGTGGCGCGGATGATCGACGGGCAGGCGGTGATCGCCAAGGGCTTGCGCGCGGGCGATCGCGTCATCCTCACCGTGCCCAACGAACTGCGCGACGGCACCGCGGTGCGCTCCGGCAACCAGCCCGCCACGCCGAACGCGGCGGCCACCGGACGGCCTGCGTGA
- a CDS encoding alpha/beta hydrolase has protein sequence MKTLLPLLATSLLAGAIGTATAATPANQPAPLRPVATFLDALNDSGGKPIEQLTPTQARQVLIEAQANTPLPPAEVSRTTIQADGKPLNLVIVRPPHSAGQVLPAFMFFHGGGWVLGDFPTHERLIRDLVNASGAVAVYVDYTPSPEAQYPVAIHQAYAATRWVAEHGAQIGVDGKRLALAGNSVGGNMVAAVALQAKAAGTPALRYDLMLWPVTDASFDDGSYQRFQSGYFLTRNMMTWFWDNYTTDPKARAEITASPLRATPAQLAGLPPTLIQTAELDVLRDEGEAFGRKLDQAGVTVTVTRYNGLIHDFGLLNALRDVPAVRTAIQQAGDGLREHLK, from the coding sequence ATGAAGACCCTGCTCCCCTTGCTCGCCACCTCACTGCTGGCTGGCGCGATCGGCACTGCCACGGCCGCGACGCCGGCCAATCAGCCGGCGCCGTTGCGCCCGGTCGCGACGTTCCTCGATGCGCTCAACGACAGCGGCGGCAAGCCGATCGAACAGCTCACGCCGACGCAGGCGCGGCAGGTGCTGATCGAGGCCCAGGCCAATACGCCGCTGCCGCCGGCCGAGGTCAGCCGCACCACCATCCAGGCCGACGGCAAGCCGCTGAACCTGGTGATCGTGCGGCCACCGCACAGCGCCGGCCAGGTGTTGCCGGCCTTCATGTTCTTCCACGGCGGCGGCTGGGTGCTGGGCGACTTCCCGACCCACGAACGCCTGATCCGCGACCTGGTCAACGCCTCCGGCGCGGTGGCCGTCTATGTGGACTACACGCCGTCGCCGGAAGCGCAGTATCCGGTCGCCATCCACCAGGCCTATGCCGCCACCCGCTGGGTCGCCGAACATGGCGCGCAGATCGGCGTGGACGGCAAGCGCCTGGCGCTGGCCGGCAACAGCGTCGGCGGCAACATGGTCGCGGCCGTGGCGCTGCAGGCCAAGGCGGCCGGAACGCCGGCGCTGCGCTACGACCTGATGCTGTGGCCGGTGACCGATGCCAGCTTCGACGATGGCTCGTACCAGCGCTTCCAGAGCGGCTACTTCCTCACCCGCAACATGATGACCTGGTTCTGGGACAACTACACCACCGATCCCAAGGCCCGCGCCGAGATCACCGCCTCGCCGCTGCGTGCCACCCCGGCGCAGCTGGCCGGCCTGCCGCCGACGCTGATCCAGACCGCCGAACTGGACGTGCTGCGCGACGAGGGCGAAGCCTTCGGCCGCAAGCTGGACCAGGCCGGGGTGACGGTCACCGTGACCCGCTACAACGGGCTGATCCATGACTTCGGCCTGCTCAATGCCCTGCGCGACGTGCCCGCGGTGCGGACCGCCATCCAGCAGGCCGGCGACGGACTGCGCGAACACCTGAAGTAA
- a CDS encoding AraC family transcriptional regulator, with the protein MTDRLAALLTHFSVSAEVFHAGTLCGLHRLDDGDRGQLHLLREGSVVVHNGDGHVLRIDRPSLLLYPQAMPHRFETDAQRGADFACAHLRFSGGAANPLVRALPACICLPLDALRQGETLLHLLFEEAFAQHCGRQAVLNRLFEVVLVHVIRELMEQGLADGGMLAGMADARLRLALTGIHDAPAQPWTLESLAARAGMSRSAFARSFRETLGCTPGQYLQDWRIALVQRGLCEGRPLKQLADEVGYGSEAAVSRVFKAQVGQTPRAWRQAR; encoded by the coding sequence GTGACCGACCGCCTTGCCGCCTTGTTGACCCACTTCTCGGTCAGTGCCGAGGTCTTCCACGCCGGCACGCTGTGCGGCCTGCACCGGCTCGATGACGGCGACCGTGGCCAGTTGCATCTGCTGCGCGAGGGCAGCGTGGTCGTCCACAACGGCGACGGACACGTGCTGCGGATCGACCGGCCGAGCCTGCTGCTGTACCCGCAGGCCATGCCGCACCGCTTCGAGACCGATGCGCAACGCGGCGCGGATTTCGCCTGCGCGCATTTGCGCTTCAGCGGTGGCGCGGCCAATCCGCTGGTGCGCGCCTTGCCGGCCTGCATCTGCCTGCCGCTGGACGCGCTGCGCCAGGGTGAGACGCTGCTGCACCTGCTGTTCGAAGAAGCGTTTGCCCAGCATTGCGGACGCCAGGCGGTGTTGAACCGTCTGTTCGAGGTGGTGCTGGTGCACGTGATCCGCGAACTGATGGAGCAGGGGCTCGCCGACGGCGGCATGCTCGCCGGCATGGCCGATGCGCGGCTGCGGCTGGCGTTGACCGGCATCCATGACGCCCCGGCGCAGCCGTGGACGCTGGAGAGCCTGGCCGCCCGTGCCGGCATGTCGCGCAGTGCGTTCGCGCGCAGTTTTCGCGAGACCCTCGGCTGCACCCCGGGCCAATACCTGCAGGACTGGCGCATTGCCCTGGTGCAGCGCGGCCTGTGCGAAGGACGGCCGCTGAAGCAGCTTGCCGACGAGGTGGGTTACGGCAGCGAGGCCGCAGTGTCGCGCGTGTTCAAGGCGCAGGTCGGGCAGACCCCGCGCGCGTGGCGGCAGGCACGCTGA
- a CDS encoding cysteine hydrolase family protein, with the protein MPSPRRVLLVIDVQNEYFDGALPIAHPPVAASLPNILSAMDAAQAHGVPVLVVQHTAPAQAPVFAEGSAGWGLHPQVAARPRTRLLRKTRPSVFADTDLADWLQQQAIDTLTVAGYMTHNCNASTVYEAFHRGLAVEVLGDASGALPYANAAGQASAEEIHRVFGVVFHSNFAAVADTAQWIAAVAARQPLPRDSVLQSNRRARGAA; encoded by the coding sequence ATGCCGTCTCCCCGTCGCGTCCTGCTGGTCATCGACGTCCAGAATGAGTATTTCGATGGCGCGTTGCCGATCGCCCATCCGCCGGTGGCTGCGTCGTTGCCCAACATCCTGAGCGCAATGGACGCGGCACAGGCGCACGGCGTGCCGGTGCTGGTGGTGCAGCACACCGCGCCGGCGCAGGCGCCGGTGTTCGCCGAAGGCAGCGCCGGCTGGGGCCTGCACCCGCAGGTCGCCGCGCGGCCGCGCACGCGGCTGCTGCGCAAGACCCGGCCCAGCGTCTTCGCCGACACGGACCTGGCCGACTGGCTGCAGCAGCAGGCGATCGACACCCTCACCGTGGCCGGCTACATGACCCACAACTGCAACGCCTCGACCGTGTACGAGGCCTTCCACCGCGGGCTGGCGGTGGAAGTGCTGGGCGACGCCAGCGGCGCGCTGCCGTACGCCAACGCCGCCGGTCAGGCCAGCGCCGAGGAGATCCACCGGGTGTTCGGGGTAGTGTTCCACAGCAACTTCGCTGCGGTCGCCGACACCGCGCAGTGGATCGCGGCGGTGGCGGCGCGGCAGCCGCTGCCGCGCGACAGCGTGCTGCAGTCCAACCGCCGCGCGCGGGGTGCGGCATGA